One genomic window of Cricetulus griseus strain 17A/GY chromosome 3, alternate assembly CriGri-PICRH-1.0, whole genome shotgun sequence includes the following:
- the LOC100770595 gene encoding 60S ribosomal protein L7-like — protein sequence MYRTEIRMARMARKAGNFYVPAEPKLAFVIRIRGINGVSPKLPKVLKLLRLSQIFNGTFVKLNKASINMLRIVEPYIAWGYPNLKSVNELIYKRGYGKINKKRIALTDNSLIAQSLGKCGIICMEDLIHEIYTVGKRFKEANNFLWPFKLSSP from the coding sequence ATGTACCGGACGGAGATTCGCATGGCTAGGATGGCAAGGAAAGCTGGAAACTTCTATGTGCCTGCAGAACCCAAGCTGGCATTTGTCATCCGAATCCGAGGTATCAATGGTGTAAGCCCAAAGCTCCCAAAGGTGTTGAAGCTGCTCCGTCTTAGTCAGATCTTCAATGGCACCTTTGTTAAGCTCAACAAGGCTTCAATTAACATGCTGAGGATTGTGGAACCATACATTGCATGGGGGTACCCCAACCTGAAGTCAGTAAACGAGCTCATCTACAAGCGCGGCTATGGCAAAATCAATAAGAAGAGAATTGCCTTGACAGACAATTCCTTGATTGCTCAATCTCTTGGTAAATGCGGCATCATCTGCATGGAGGATCTAATTCATGAGATCTATACAGTTGGAAAACGCTTCAAGGAAGCAAATAACTTCTTGTGGCCCTTCAAATTATCTTCTCCATGA